In Penaeus chinensis breed Huanghai No. 1 chromosome 19, ASM1920278v2, whole genome shotgun sequence, a single genomic region encodes these proteins:
- the LOC125035132 gene encoding uncharacterized protein LOC125035132 gives MGELCVEGIRRNQIMALPSVLNYRIWSSTGPRSLPGLARRGPSTKLRKSLFGPVDHAENLRFVREELDKISREDSERWNFDFAAEQPQEGRYEWAAVGEVAAEAKPTSPLTCLTNKKQVKRLQTDLPVNMKQRLCTDYFRKTSHKTQRSAPKVKDSILSSSNKMNITKTSKV, from the coding sequence ATGGGTGAGCTGTGTGTCGAAGGCATCAGGAGGAACCAGATCATGGCCTTGCCGAGTGTCCTGAACTACAGAATCTGGTCCTCCACGGGGCCACGAAGCCTGCCTGGCCTGGCGAGGCGAGGGCCCAGCACCAAGTTGCGGAAGAGCCTGTTCGGTCCCGTCGACCACGCCGAGAACCTGCGCTTCGTGCGGGAGGAGCTGGACAAGATCTCGCGCGAGGACTCCGAGCGCTGGAACTTCGACTTCGCGGCGGAGCAGCCCCAGGAGGGACGCTACGAGTGGGCGGCCGTGGGCGAAGTGGCGGCCGAAGCGAAGCCGACGAGTCCTCTCACCTGCCTCACCAACAAGAAGCAAGTGAAGCGACTGCAGACCGACCTACCGGTCAACATGAAGCAGAGGCTGTGCACCGACTACTTCAGAAAAACCTCGCACAAGACGCAGAGATCGGCGCCCAAAGTGAAGGACAGTATTCTTAGCAGTTCTAATAAAATGAACATCACCAAAACCAGCAAAGTTTGA